Below is a genomic region from Raphanus sativus cultivar WK10039 chromosome 4, ASM80110v3, whole genome shotgun sequence.
TTCGCCACCAAAAAGTCTTCTCTTCTCGTTTCTTTTCTCAGTAGAGGAAAATGGATTCTCGAAATCTTCTTCTCGCGTTATCGCTGTCTCTTATCCTGATTTTCCCTCCAATTTCGTCTGCTTCCATCAGATTCCTCCCTCGATGGAGTAGTAATAACAGGTATGGTCGTCTCTCTCTCAGATGATGATGTTCTTTCGCATTGGTTTGACTGatgaagatttgttttttttttttattattggttggGATGGGGCAGAGAAGGGTCAGTGATTAAGCAGAAGACAAGTGGTTCGTCTCTAGTTATTGATCCAAGTCGTGTCACTCAGCTCTCTTGGACTCCTAGGTTGGttcctttgtttgtttgttgccttttgctaattaaaaaaaaagaactttgaTGATTTATAAGTATGTGATTGGCTTCTGCAGGGTGTTTTTGTACAAGGGACTTCTTACTGATGAGGAATGTGATCATTTCATCAATTTGGTACTAtcattttcttgtttgtttttgtttgtttgtttgaacTTAGTGATGATAATTGAATGTTATAGGACTGAATTcagataatatgttttttttttttaaaaggcgAAAGGGAAGCTTGAGAAGTCAATGGTTGCTGATAATGATTCAGGTGAGAGCGTGGAAAGTGAAGTGCGCACTAGTTCTGGAATGTTTCTTTCCAAAAGACAGGTGAAGCTTCTCTTCTGTATAGGTTgttatataaatctggttttgTTTCGTCCAATCAGTTGAATTTGCCATGTTTTTCTTCTTGAGGTTTAATCTTTACTTTTGTATGCAATTGTATTTGGCTAAGCTTACTTCACCTACTAGACAGAGACTAGTTCTCTGTTATTAATACCACCAAGTAACCCTATCTAGGATGGCCTTCTTCTATGGTTGTTCTATAGGTTTTCTGTGATTCTTTGACCCTTGAGCTTGAAAGCATGATTGAGTAATGTTTTGTGTCGGTGCAGGATGATGTAGTTGCTAATGTCGAGGCAAAACTTGCCGCGTGGACCTTTCTTCCCGAGGGTATTTATTGTCTGAGGCATATGAATACTTTTCTTACTTTTATCTTTACTTGTGCAAAACActcatctcttctttttttaccTATCAGAAAATGGAGAATCTATGCAAATATTGCACTACGAGAATGGTCAGAAATATGAACCGCATTTTGACTACTTTCACGACCAAGTAAACCTACAGCTTGGTGGTCATCGGATCGCCACTGTACTGATGTACTTGTCCAACGTCGAAAAGGGTGGAGAAACTGTGTTTCCCATGTGGAAGGTAAATAATTCACATATATATCCCACTTCCCATTCCCTAAACCTAAGGATTTGGATTTCATTTCTTGAGTGGCCTCTCTCTGTTCATTCATTTCTTAAAGGGCGCAACAGCTCAACCCAAAGACGATAGCTGGACCCAATGTGCCAAACAAGGTTATGCAGGTAGTAGAAACACACATACATATGTATTCTTCAACATGCAATTTTGCTTTAAGTATGATTCTATCTTTCCAAGTGGTATATATTGCACAATCTGAGTGTGTGTATCTTTGCAGTGAAACCGAGGAAAGGGGACGCATTGCTATTCTTCAATCTCCATCCAAATGCAACCACAGATCCGAGCAGCTTACATGGAAGCTGTCCAGTGGTTGAGGGAGAGAAATGGTCAGCAACCAGATGGATTCATGTCAAGTCATTCGAAAGACCTGTTTCCAGGACAACTGGGTGTGTGGACGAGAACGAGAGCTGCGAGAAATGGGCAAAGGCAGGGGAATGTCAGAAGAATCCAACGTACATGATGGGTTCAGAAACAGACCAAGGTTACTGCAGAAAGAGCTGCAAAGCCTGCTCATCTTAACAACAACCAAGTAAAAAAATCAAAGGTCTTATTAAAGGATTGAAAAATTTTAGTGTGTAGAGAAACCTTTTGGTCTATATAAGGAAAAATGTTTgaacaaatactaaaaaatgaATAATTCTGATGCTATGTTCTTAATAAGCAGCTTCTTGTTtcatgtttattttgttttctatcttcaaCCTCAAGCAAGGAATACATGATAACTGATTGTGTATTAATAATATACATGATGTTAGTGTACATGGGATGATAGTTGTGTAAACTACGTCATGCACTTAGAAACTCTTATATTTCTAATGAAGTGTAACAATCATGCAATTACCGTTAACTAGGAGCCTCCAAGCATGAGATCCTCACCttctatttctctctctctctctctaaaacccATGTCTCAGAGCTTTTGCATTGCATCATTCTATTTCCATAAAGCCTTTCTTGTGGTACTTTTAGTCACTtctcaccatcttcttcttctcctctcttgTGTCTGAGAATAACCCACAAGAATGGGAAGGCCTCCATGTTGTGACAAATCCAATGTGAAGAAAGGTCTCTGGACTGCAGAAGAAGATGCTAAGATCCTCGCTTATGTTGCAATCCATGGTGTAGGAAACTGGAGTTTGATCCCCAAAAAAGCAGGTCTTGTTCATAAGTCTCTTTTACCAATTTTCATTGTACAAGTctgagtttattttttttgtctttggtGCAGGTCTGAATCGATGTGGAAAAAGCTGTAGATTGAGATGGACTAATTACTTAAGACCTGACCTTAAACATGACAGCTTCTCTCCACAAGAAGAAGAGCTCATCATTCAGTGTCACAGAATCATTGGCAGCAGGTAAAGAAAGATACCTAATTGCTAACTACCttcttttaaaaatgacaaaaaaaaaaaatttgtgatgCTCTCAGGTGGTCTTCGATTGCGAGAAAGCTTCCAGGAAGAACAGACAATGACGTGAAGAACCACTGGAACACGAAGCTGAAGAAGAGGCTGGTGAAGATGGGGATAGATCCTGTGACTCATAAACCTGTTTCTCAGGTCCTGACAGAATTCAGAAACATTAGCGGCCATGGAAACTCATCCGAACCTTTTCTCAGAAACTTCAAAACAGAACCGTCTAACAACAACTCTATACTCACACAATCCAACTCAGCCTGGGAAATCATCAGGAACAACACAACAAGCCATGAGAGCTATCACAACTCTCCTATGATCTTTACTAATCCCACTTCTTCATCTGAATTCCAAACAACAACCGCGTTCCATTTCTCTAACCATCCACTCAATGGAACCACATCTTCATGCTCTTCCTCGTCGTCATCTGCTAGTATCACGCAGCCAAACCAAGGGGCACAAGTATTCTGCTGGAGCGATTACCTTCTCTCTGATCCTGTTTTGCCTCTGAGTTCTCAGACACAAGTAGTGGGATCCTCAGCTACTAGCAACCTCACTTTTGAATGCAGCTCCCAGAAGACTGCTTCCAAGGCCTCTGGAACATGCCATTCCGCGAGCTCGTTTGTGGATGAGATATTGGATAAGGACCAAGAAATGCTGTCACAGTTTCCTCAACTCTTGAATGACTTCGATTACTAGATCCTTCCTTTTGTTGCTGTTACTTCTCTTGTAGCCTAAAGTGTTATGATGTTTCATGTTCAAGAACTGTAtcaccgtttttttttttttttaataagctGTCTCTTCTCTTTATCAAGCTTCTTGGGATCCAATTATGTTTCGGTctctaaaacaaaaacatacttgatcaaaaaaaaaaaacaaaccttcTGGCTGGTAAAGAGTGTTTGATTTATGCCTATCCTCCCCTCTCTTTGCTAAGCGAGCTCTTGACATAACTTGCAAGCTCTCCAAAGTCGAAACCTTTTAGAGCTATGGCGGTCGTGTTATCTTCTCCCATAGTCTCTCCACTAAGAATCAACATCGACATGAGTAAGAATCTGGGTGTCTCGTACTCTTCTTTCCCCACCAGTGTTTCTACTCCACTGCGCACTCGGAAACCCGTCGTCGTCACCGTCGTGGTCTCTAGCCGTAAAAGTGTGAAAGTTTGCATCTTTCGATAACATATAGATTTCTTTGTTCAACACCTTTTTTCTCAGTTCATGTCTTGTGGGGTTTGTCTTGAATACTAGATATAGGAACTGGTTTGGCAAGCGAGGATAAGAAACTGTTGCTGGAACGATATGGTTATGATGCTAATGAGTTTGCCTCCTCTCAATCTAAGGTTCATTGCTCTCATCTCTCATGTGTTGTTCTTTAGTTGTGGAAAGTTGCTGACTTTCTGTTGGGTACACGTTTGTAGAAGACGAGAAGGAAAGAGGAGGAAAGGAACAGtcaaaaagaggaagaagttgcTGTGCAGCCAAGAACAACTCATAGGTTACTTCAGGTGTGCATTTTACTTGTTTCTTGGTGCTTTTAAAGCATCTTTTTGTGTTGTTTGATTGCCTCAAATGTGTGGAGTTGTTTTTTTTAGGTGCTTGCAGGAACGGCCAAACGAAAGAAGTTGCTTTCTCTTAAGGGGATGGATGTTAGACCTATGATGGAAGTTGTCAAAGGGGCAGCTTTTGGGATTCTCCAGGTAAAGTAATGGGAGCTTCTTATCATATCACCTGAGACTAGAGAACATTCCAAGACTGATTCTTTACTCTTTGCTGTATAGGCAGCTGGTGGTTGTCCGACGTCTCTCCGTCCTGGGAGGTGGTTGGATTTGTACAGTGGTACAGGATCCGTTGGAATCGAAGCAATCAGCCGAGGATGTTCTGAGgtaaaagcaaaagaaaaaataaataataatggcAGAAGTTGTTTTGCGTAACAACTTGGTTTGGTTTTTCTACAGGCACACTTTGTTGAGATGGATCCTTGGGTTGTTTCAAATGTTCTACAACCGAACTTGGAACACACTGGGTTTGTTGAAGCTTCGGTTATACACACTGCTCGTGTCGAAAACTTCTTGGAACGTGCAGATAAATTACTAGGCATGTCTTGTCTTGTCTAGCCTTGAATTACATTTTGCAAAACTTCagcctttttctttttaatagtgTTGTTTGTTGCTATCAGGTAAGGATGGAGCATTTGATTATATCAGCGTTACACCACCGTACATGGAGGTTGATTATGAGGTTCTGATGGATCAGATTTCTAAGTCGGCAGCAATTGGCGAGAATACATTTATTGTGAGTAGTACCCTTTCCTTCTTAAACCATCTTATAAGCATTTCTGATGTTCACATGATGGGCGTATTCTGATCCTAGGTGGTTGAGTATCCTTCACGAACCACAATGCTTGATTCATGCGGATGCCTTGAAAAGGTTAACCATTTCCCTTGCTGGTTTTGTAATGAAATGGGGTTGAATGAGTGTTGATTAGAGTAATGTCATACAGATGACTGATCGGAGGTTTGGCCGGACACATCTAGCTATATATGGACCAAAATGGGCTCAAAAGCCAAGAAAATCTTGAATCCAAAGTGAATCTCAGCAGTCACATTTTGCCATTTTGTCGTTTAAAGGCGTTGAACAGAGGCTGGGATTGAAGAGCTATAGCTTGTTCCAACCTTCGATTACTAGAGTAAGTTGTTTTAGAtccataataaataaatatatgcatcTCAAGCTCTTTGATTTGTACCATTTGCTTCTGCCATATGATATAAGataatttcatttcattttcttcCTGTCACAGTTTTTTTACCGTCTCAGGTTATATTCTTTGcaggtgtttttttttgtacattgaTCGCCATTTTGTTTGTCCTAAGATGGAAACAAGTTGCAGTGTTATGATAGTTATGAAACCGGTAATGGTGTGTATGTCGCCCTATGTGTTTGTGAAGCAGAAATTATAGTTGAACACACTTTGATAAATGATGTCAGTTAGAATTTTCTCATTTTCCCATTACATATGGCTTCTTTTGATACCCAGTCTGAGAGAGCAGTTTACTTTGCTATACACATGATTTCTTAAGTATGTATGATTTATATCAATAACCATCCTAAGCATTTCTTCtaacttaaataaaacttttatgAAAGTGACGCAACTGAGGTATGTTCCGAATCCTTCTTTCTAATTTATTCTACTtcggttaaaaaaaaaaactctaccATTGAGCATGTTACTTGAAATCTCGAGAGTGAAATATTGAGATGTCTTTGGTCACAAAATCCCTGTAAGAATCAACAATAGAAGGACACCGTTCTGATCCCTAACAGATATATAGTAAGAAAATTGTGGGGCCAGGTCTGTTTAAACTTTGGCTTTACTATGTAACAAGGCAAGCTACTCTATCCCACCAAGGCGCCAAAAGGAAGTTAGCTTGTGACATGAAAACAAACTGACTCAATCTTCCCTAGCTGTCAATCAGATATGGATTCTCTTCTTTTCAGTCTGGATATGTTTctctatctctttttttttttgtaatttcatTTGCTTTGaggtattgtatttttttttgtgcaccttTGAGGTATTGTATATAGTAAGTACCTTTATAAGATGAAGAAGATCACCACTAATTGGCTTCTTGGTAAGGAGATAATACTTAACAAGGAAGAAAGTTTTAGCTTTAGCTTCTTTtttcacaagttttttttttaacttctgcTTTGTTACATTCTTAATTGATTATcttatttcttaaataaagGAAACATCCAAAGGATTTAAGATAGTggtaaggaaaaaaaaaagctagtgGTAAGGAAAGGAAACTAGTAGGCTTGCTAATACTCAGTCGCAAAAGGTAACACAATCCTATGCTTTTGTAATtgcttaaaatatatgtttagagAGAAGGTTGTGAGGTCCCCAATGTTTGCTGCATGAAAACTCACAAatcaaagcaaagaaaaaaaaagttacttaACAGGGCCCATATGTTACGTAAAGATATGTTTTTTCATAGCTTTCTCTTCCTCGTgcttgctttctttttttttctctctacgTGGACACCTACGTATGTATTATGTATGCTGCTGCTTTGTGTGTTTCATCTTTAAATAAGACCAATCACGGATTTGTCTTCCAAAGGTATATAGAAACAACTTATAAGCTTTGTTTGTTAGCTTCCCATTTCGCTTTCCCCCCTTCTTTTAGCCTCTTCTGTCCAAAGATCTCTTCCTCTATTTATGTGACAGTCACTTCACCAACTTCATGGATGTTCTGCTCAGTTTATTCTTTGGTATGGTTGGTCAGTTTTTCATGTTGAACAGGAAGCTGTAGGGACATTATTAGGTTGGTTGGAGTATGGGTGGAAATGGGTTTAGAGCTGTTGTGTCTCTTAGTATTATTGTGTTTCTTCTTGTCGGTATCTTAGCAAGCTCTGCAACAAGTGTTCCATCAACAGATAAGGTCAAGAATTTGCGGTTTAGAAGCAAGGATACGAATCTGTTTCCCGAGAGCAAGCGCAAAGTTCCAAATGGACCTGATCCTATCCACAACAGGTTCTCACTCATCTTCTCTCCAACTTCAATCTTTTGTTTGCTTCTTTGAGTTTGCTATTAGAGATCAAGTCTTTTGACAATCTTCTAGTATTAGTTTTTGCTCAATTCAAGATTGTTTGGAATGTAACTTTACACAGATACCAATGATCACTCGTTTCTAGAAAGATTATTAGTAGCCTGCAGAATTATTGTTCTTTCCTTCTTTTCAGTGTCTAATGTTATCATGTTTTAGTAAAAGCATTCTTCTTTCTCTAATTTCTATTGCATTATGAGAACTAAAGGCACTTCTAAAGAACTTGACCACTTTAGTTAAAGTACTGCTGCAGCAAAACTCAACTTTACTGAGCTTTTGTTTCAAAACTATATCTTCAGGAAAGCAAGAACTTCAAGACTGCCACCAAGAGTTTGATTTAGCTCTCCAATACATACGACGTATATGCTGTAAACTCATAGCTTGTGAACCCTTGCTCTGCTTTTGCTAAAGATGAATCCTCTTCTTGCTGAGGAAGCATTATGGAATGTGAAGTAttgctctctttttctttttgggaaCATTATGTCTGAAGATTGAATACTTTTAGAAGTGAAGATTGAggctgatattttttttttttttcagagcTTTGTAGGTTTTTGTAATAACACTTTGTATTAATTATAGGCTCATGTCTTTATCCAACTCTCTTGTTTTCCTCTTTACCTgttctttttaaatttatgaaggTTAAAGTTTGCTTCTGTGTTTCATCTGCTAAAGCAAACATTAACTAAAGTTGCTCTGTTTTCAAGAACTTATTTTCCCTCCTTAAATTactgatttatatttaatattatatgcCTTGTAAATATTATCTTTCGCCACTATAACAACAGAAATATTCCATGATGTTTGcttcttaataaaaaaaagcaTGTCCTTGTACAACTTTAGAATCACatctattttcattttttgggtTCTTCTGAACTTTGGGAATCTGACAAAGGGGAATACAAAAGGAGTGAGCACAGTTGCAaaacctctttctctttcttgcATTCTTTaccttcttttctttctctgaGATTGATTTTGACTGTATCGAGAAGCAGACCCTAAAGTAAGATTCTGCTGATAAAAACACTCTTTATCCTGATCTGCATGGGACACAGATTCCTCCTCTCTTTGTTCTTAAAAGAAAACACAAgtgaaaatttgtttttgtcacTCTTAAAcctctgtttttaaattcttttatcAGTTACTCTTCAGAATCTAGTTCTTGATCAGTTAAACACCAAAGCAACATAACATTTCTTAAGACTTTGACAGAAGAACATAGCATatacacaagtttttttttgtttttttacaatAAACATAGTCTACACATACATTTTTCATCTAAATTAGCAGTGGAAAGTAGtacaacaaataataataataataatacctcAAAGATAATGAGATCCACTAAACCCTGGCCATCACAGGTTACTTCACACAGTCTAGTTCTCTTGTGTGTCAAAAATCAAAGGGAAGTCATCATCATGTTCTGTGAACGAGTAGCCTTGTTTCTCAGCCAAAGCTTTCAGCGACCGATACGCCTGAAACATAGACCATCTCTCTTTAGGCCTTGGAGCCACACAGTGACAAGCAACCTCAACAAACTTCAAGATCTCTTCATCATTCCCTTTCCCTCTAATGTCCTCATCGAACGCATCACCCATTCTTCCAGAGCTTTCAAGCAGTTTCACCCAATCAACCAAACTCCCTTTGAAGCCTTCACCACCTCCAAGAGCTTTCACCCCTGTAGCCAACTCCAAGAGGACAACAccgagtccatacacatcaccTTTTAACGAACCTACCATCGTGGTGGAATACTCAGGAGCCACATAACCAAACTCTCCTAACTCACCAGTCATGAATCTGCtctcgttgttgttgttgttcataaGCCTTGCAAGCCCTGAATCTACTATCCTCGCGTCGAAATCTTCATCGACGAGAATCACACTCGAGCAAACGTTGTGGTGAAGTATAGGAGGGCGACATCCATGGTGAAGCCAAGCTAAACCCCTCGCAGCACCTAAACCGATCCTAAACCGAGTAGACCAATCTAACTCAAACGCACCAGACTCCAACAGCCTCTTCAGCGTCCCGTTGGACATGTACTTGTAAACAAGAAACTTCTCATCTTCCACAACGCAGAAACCAAGAAGCGGCGCTACGTTAGGGTGACGCAGCAGCTCCCACAGCCGATTCATCTCGTGCCTAAACTCCCTCTCCTCGAGCTTACACCCCCTCAGATGCTTCACCGCGAGCGCCGAGCCGTCGGGGAGAAGCGCCTTGTACGTCGTCCCCGTTCTAGTTTTAACGATCACGTTCTCAGAGCTGAAGTGATTAGTCGCAGACATCAAGTCACCGAGTTTAACCTTAACCAAAGGCTTCTGAAACAGAGAGACCTGAACGAGCTTATGGATTCTAAGCCTCTGCGCCAAACTACTAACTCTTTCTTCTTCCGTTAAACTGCTTGTATGATAATAGTAATAATACCACCAAACAACAATCGATACAGCAGCGCCGAACACACCAGCTGCGATTATAATAGCGAGATTCTTCTTGCTTAACCCTCCATCACAGGTGGTGGAAGAAGACAAAGGACGACCGCAGAGACCTTTGTTCCCGTTGAAATCATCAGAGGAGTAACTCGGCGAGGTGAAGAAAGAAGGAATGCGACCTGTGAGCTTATTGTTGGAAACAGAGAAGGTGACTAGTCTACCTAGAGAGGATAACTGAACCGGGATTTGACCGGATAACCGGTTATCAGAGAGAACCAAAGAGTTCACGAACCTACACTCAGCTAACTCGGGAGGAATCTCGCCGTTTAGTTGATTGTTGGACAAATCGAGAGAGACCAAGAACGGTAGCCAAGAACAGAGGCGGCGAGGGATGGAACCGGTTAACCGGTTGCCGGAGAGGTCTAGCTTCTGTAAGCTCCTGCAGAATTGAAGAGAGTCGGGGATTTGACCGGAGAGAGACATGTCTCTGAGCTCGAGGTTGAGGACTCTGTTTTCTTGGTTGTTCCAGCAGGAGACGCCGGCGAAGCTGCAGAGGAATCCGACGGTGGTGTTCGCGAAGTTCCATGATTTGAGAAAGCCGTGAGGGTCGGTGAGAGAGGTGTGGATTCCTCGTAGGCATCTTATGTCGTCTTCGTCGGATGTCAGAGCAGGGGAGTAGCAGAGGAAGATGATGAGCAGAGGAAGGAGGTTTCTTGGTTTTGAGCTGATCGACTCCATGGACGAATGGTTTcagaggtttttttttcttctgggGGGTTTGGATTAaaagtaaagttttttttttgtttgtttaagaGAGAGACAAAGGCTGCAAGTCAGACGTGTTGAACGGTCGTCGCGACTGATGCAGAGTAGTCGTCTACATTGatgtcttttttatttatttttctttgttcatcTTAATTACATGACTTGAAAATTTAATTGGAAttgtttttcctctttcttttttttttctgaagttGAATTGTCCCGTGGATTGTACATTAGACATGTTTATAGCATCAAAGTATAGTATAACACATGATCTCTAATTACCAATTCTAACATTTCAGTGATTGCAAAACTTTCTTGTCTCACTTGCTTTGATTAGAATTTCAGGTGATGTATTTTTTGGTCTTAGGGCAtgattaaaatctagtgttatcaAATGAATGATTTAAATCAAGGTTTTTAAATGTGTTATTCTAACTTTTAAGGATTCTAAAATTcgttgtattttaaattaatttcaaatcATTTATTGGTGGAGTCTAATAAAAACCCAAAGTCCACTGAGTCTATTTTAGAATGCACCAacttaaactatttttaaatttcaaatttaatgaattgtaattttttataattcattttAGATCATCGATTGAATAACACCACCTTAAATTCTAAACGATTTCACTgataaaacaaaacttcagaAATCTTGTATATATCTTCTagattcttaaaatcattaaaCTACAATATTATGATACTTTTTAAGTATAAAGAACTTTTACAAAGTTAATAATATCTTGACTTTACGCTATTCCATAAGGTTATCAATCAAAACCTAAATTGTGAAATGattaaaaaacacaaaaacacaGGTTTACATTTTTGCTGATATAAATATAAAGAGAACTTTTACTAAGTGGAAAAATGAGTTTTAGTAGATTATGgtggaaaaaaattataaatcaacaCTTTCATATTACTAAACtatatgttaatatcattttaatttttaaaataaatagcaataatcttttatgatatatagttatgttaaaaatttatattataatttgttttataatattatgaaatatCAATCTACtattaaatatcatattaaaagataagctaaatatttataataagagcTAAagtagttttaataaatattagttatttttcttataaaaggtGAATACcgtagaaaatattttgatcaattaaatatttatccaTCGTTCcgtaaattttgaatttttttacagttttattaattttttctctagcttaattatttttttctgcgATTCCGTTCCGTGATTAAACGATGGTTAGCTTTAATACTACATGTTACCATAGTCTTTCTCGTTGCAACTCTTCTCAAAATCTCAAAAGGGGTTATACTCAAGGGGGTGTATTGAACCAAGAATTTTAGGAGATTGTAAGATTTGATTAAAATCCCCGGTTATTCAAGTagtgattttgatttttctttttaaatcctCTGTTATTCAACATGGAGTTTGTGTAAAGTTATTAAATATCATTTGAAA
It encodes:
- the LOC108848523 gene encoding probable prolyl 4-hydroxylase 7: MDSRNLLLALSLSLILIFPPISSASIRFLPRWSSNNREGSVIKQKTSGSSLVIDPSRVTQLSWTPRVFLYKGLLTDEECDHFINLAKGKLEKSMVADNDSGESVESEVRTSSGMFLSKRQDDVVANVEAKLAAWTFLPEENGESMQILHYENGQKYEPHFDYFHDQVNLQLGGHRIATVLMYLSNVEKGGETVFPMWKGATAQPKDDSWTQCAKQGYAVKPRKGDALLFFNLHPNATTDPSSLHGSCPVVEGEKWSATRWIHVKSFERPVSRTTGCVDENESCEKWAKAGECQKNPTYMMGSETDQGYCRKSCKACSS
- the LOC108848524 gene encoding transcription factor MYB35, whose translation is MGRPPCCDKSNVKKGLWTAEEDAKILAYVAIHGVGNWSLIPKKAGLNRCGKSCRLRWTNYLRPDLKHDSFSPQEEELIIQCHRIIGSRWSSIARKLPGRTDNDVKNHWNTKLKKRLVKMGIDPVTHKPVSQVLTEFRNISGHGNSSEPFLRNFKTEPSNNNSILTQSNSAWEIIRNNTTSHESYHNSPMIFTNPTSSSEFQTTTAFHFSNHPLNGTTSSCSSSSSSASITQPNQGAQVFCWSDYLLSDPVLPLSSQTQVVGSSATSNLTFECSSQKTASKASGTCHSASSFVDEILDKDQEMLSQFPQLLNDFDY
- the LOC108849534 gene encoding uncharacterized protein LOC108849534, translating into MAVVLSSPIVSPLRINIDMSKNLGVSYSSFPTSVSTPLRTRKPVVVTVVVSSRKNIGTGLASEDKKLLLERYGYDANEFASSQSKKTRRKEEERNSQKEEEVAVQPRTTHRLLQVLAGTAKRKKLLSLKGMDVRPMMEVVKGAAFGILQAAGGCPTSLRPGRWLDLYSGTGSVGIEAISRGCSEAHFVEMDPWVVSNVLQPNLEHTGFVEASVIHTARVENFLERADKLLGKDGAFDYISVTPPYMEVDYEVLMDQISKSAAIGENTFIVVEYPSRTTMLDSCGCLEKMTDRRFGRTHLAIYGPKWAQKPRKS
- the LOC108851777 gene encoding CLAVATA3/ESR (CLE)-related protein 25, whose protein sequence is MGGNGFRAVVSLSIIVFLLVGILASSATSVPSTDKVKNLRFRSKDTNLFPESKRKVPNGPDPIHNRKARTSRLPPRV
- the LOC108848278 gene encoding inactive LRR receptor-like serine/threonine-protein kinase BIR2 gives rise to the protein MESISSKPRNLLPLLIIFLCYSPALTSDEDDIRCLRGIHTSLTDPHGFLKSWNFANTTVGFLCSFAGVSCWNNQENRVLNLELRDMSLSGQIPDSLQFCRSLQKLDLSGNRLTGSIPRRLCSWLPFLVSLDLSNNQLNGEIPPELAECRFVNSLVLSDNRLSGQIPVQLSSLGRLVTFSVSNNKLTGRIPSFFTSPSYSSDDFNGNKGLCGRPLSSSTTCDGGLSKKNLAIIIAAGVFGAAVSIVVWWYYYYYHTSSLTEEERVSSLAQRLRIHKLVQVSLFQKPLVKVKLGDLMSATNHFSSENVIVKTRTGTTYKALLPDGSALAVKHLRGCKLEEREFRHEMNRLWELLRHPNVAPLLGFCVVEDEKFLVYKYMSNGTLKRLLESGAFELDWSTRFRIGLGAARGLAWLHHGCRPPILHHNVCSSVILVDEDFDARIVDSGLARLMNNNNNESRFMTGELGEFGYVAPEYSTTMVGSLKGDVYGLGVVLLELATGVKALGGGEGFKGSLVDWVKLLESSGRMGDAFDEDIRGKGNDEEILKFVEVACHCVAPRPKERWSMFQAYRSLKALAEKQGYSFTEHDDDFPLIFDTQEN